Within the Clostridium scatologenes genome, the region ACATTTTTATACATATACTCATATATTATATAATATTTATCTCCAGATATTTCTCTAGCCTTTCCATAAGAAACATCCATACCTAAAGTGTTTTGTAATCCTATTATAATATGTTCACACACATGTGCAAGATATGTTCCTTCTTTGATTCTTTTCACAAAACCTCCATCTTCATCTATACCACATCTATGTTCTTTTAACTGAGGAATCATTTCAATTAATCTTTTATTAAAATTTTTTATTTCCTTAGTTTGAACTTCACTATATCCTTCTAAATCCACATTAATTTTTATACATTTTCTGTGAGAATATATATTTCTACCACTAAAAACTTTAATATCTTCTATTTTCATTTTTAAATATATTTTCCTCCTATATTTAAATATCAAATTTACTAATGGGTTTTTTATTTGCTAAATCAAAGATATCTCCATACTTAAGTATATGTAACTTTACATTAAAGATAGATAATATATCATCTGGATGCTGTTCTGATACATTACTATAACTTATACGGCTTCCATCTATTATATATACAGCTCCAGAGCCTATAACCTTAAATTTTCCATCATCATAAACTTCAATTGCAGTATCTTCATCTATACCTATCCCTAAACTTTCAGGATTTTCTGCTATTCCAACAAGTAACCTACCTATTCTTCCTCTTTGCGCAAAATGTTGATCTATTATTACTCCTTTAATTAAACCTAATCCAGGTGCCATTTTTAATGTACATTTTCTTGGTGATTCTTCGTTGGGCCCTGTTACTACCATAGTATCACTCATAACTGAAGCCCCAGCTGAAGTTCCTACAAATATACACTTTTTTTC harbors:
- a CDS encoding cyanophycinase; translation: MDLEEKLEGNLIIIGGAEDKKGPKIILKEVCNRLDKEENTLVIATIASELPEELGNEYTKIFQQLGVKNIKVLNIRDRKSAFDKDNIEVIDSASLIFFTGGDQLRITSLIGGTPLCTKMKEVYEKKCIFVGTSAGASVMSDTMVVTGPNEESPRKCTLKMAPGLGLIKGVIIDQHFAQRGRIGRLLVGIAENPESLGIGIDEDTAIEVYDDGKFKVIGSGAVYIIDGSRISYSNVSEQHPDDILSIFNVKLHILKYGDIFDLANKKPISKFDI